In Hymenobacter sublimis, a single genomic region encodes these proteins:
- a CDS encoding S-adenosylmethionine:tRNA ribosyltransferase-isomerase, which yields MSAPTPDPRQLSIHDFTYQLPPAQIASEPLPDRDQSRLLVYQGGALTDRHFVEVPALLPPHSLLVFNDTKVVQARLFARRPTGGIVELFCLEPVAPHRAIEPAMQQTGSCVWKCLVGNGKRWKTGLVTIEFEVAGQPSLLAAERIEQGEGYALIQFSWEPAQLPFAEVLRGAGHLPLPPYLNRTDTAADAVRYQTVYAAHEGAVAAPTAGLHFSAAVLAELTTRAVATTHVTLHVGAGTFQPVKAESMAGHPMHGEPISVTAATLRHLLEHMPHPIIPVGTTSLRTLESLYWLGARLVEQPTAEPTWHVSQWQPYEGRPAVATTDALTALLAHLEATGSDTLHATTQLLIAPGYQFRIVRGLITNFHQPESTLLLLVAALIGPDWRRVYDYALTHNYRFLSYGDSSLLLP from the coding sequence ATGAGTGCTCCTACGCCCGACCCCCGTCAGCTTTCCATCCACGACTTTACCTACCAGCTGCCCCCAGCACAAATTGCGTCTGAGCCCTTGCCCGACCGTGACCAGTCGCGGCTCTTGGTGTACCAAGGTGGCGCGCTGACGGACCGGCACTTCGTAGAAGTGCCGGCGCTTCTACCGCCCCACAGCCTCTTGGTTTTCAATGATACCAAGGTAGTGCAGGCCCGGCTGTTTGCCCGGCGGCCGACGGGCGGAATAGTGGAGTTGTTCTGCCTGGAGCCGGTAGCCCCTCACCGGGCTATCGAGCCGGCCATGCAGCAAACGGGTAGTTGCGTGTGGAAATGCTTGGTAGGCAACGGTAAGCGGTGGAAAACCGGCCTGGTAACGATAGAATTCGAGGTAGCAGGTCAACCCTCCTTGCTTGCGGCGGAGCGGATAGAGCAAGGCGAAGGCTATGCCCTGATCCAGTTTAGCTGGGAACCGGCTCAATTGCCCTTTGCGGAAGTACTGCGCGGAGCCGGCCACTTACCTCTCCCCCCCTATCTCAACCGAACCGATACGGCGGCCGATGCGGTCCGCTACCAAACCGTATACGCTGCTCATGAAGGAGCCGTAGCCGCCCCCACAGCCGGACTGCACTTTTCCGCTGCGGTACTGGCCGAGCTGACAACCCGCGCGGTTGCTACCACGCACGTGACCCTGCACGTAGGCGCGGGCACCTTTCAACCAGTCAAGGCCGAGTCGATGGCCGGCCACCCCATGCACGGGGAACCCATCAGCGTGACAGCTGCTACCCTGCGCCACCTGTTGGAACACATGCCCCACCCTATTATTCCGGTGGGTACTACCAGCTTACGCACGCTGGAGAGCCTGTATTGGCTCGGGGCTCGATTAGTGGAGCAGCCCACCGCCGAGCCTACCTGGCACGTAAGCCAGTGGCAACCTTACGAGGGCCGGCCAGCTGTAGCCACTACTGATGCACTAACTGCCTTACTAGCGCACTTGGAGGCCACTGGTTCCGACACGCTGCACGCCACCACACAACTGCTGATTGCTCCTGGCTATCAGTTCAGGATAGTGCGCGGCCTCATCACCAACTTCCACCAGCCCGAAAGCACACTACTTCTACTCGTGGCGGCCCTCATTGGCCCGGATTGGCGGCGCGTGTATGACTACGCGTTAACCCACAACTACCGCTTCCTAAGCTACGGCGACTCTTCCTTGTTGCTTCCCTAA